The following are encoded together in the Amblyraja radiata isolate CabotCenter1 chromosome 27, sAmbRad1.1.pri, whole genome shotgun sequence genome:
- the LOC116988248 gene encoding putative uncharacterized protein DDB_G0287113, translating into MRTKVRDLKKNHKGSLKILKTKHSAQVRKIREKHAQETSQKDQCCLELHKDLQLLRPHAKFCAPLADQAIGSLNYFTERKIKELEEQVRLMKQEAERSEDRFLSMEASYMVKIEQIQEELDNVQLVPSQKLLLELKDVAEDFEEENEQLHQRVNWLRHVEAQNENLQAILEQYEEQQHEMQEQLEQVTKGATSQGKEELETVQQATQQERTEQDPSSYKNELAELRFGSTWTGISVAFLLCHMIKWDYPLMLWPANNV; encoded by the exons AAAATTCTCAAAACAAAACACAGCGCTCAGGTCCGTAAAATCCGGGAGAAACATGCCCAAGAAACATCGCAAAAAGACCAGTGCTGTTTAGAACTTCATAAAGATCTCCAACTTTTAAGACCTCATGCCAAGTTCTGTGCACCACTTGCCGACCAAGCAATTGGTTCGTTAAATTATTTCACTGAACGGAAGATTAAAGAACTGGAAG AACAAGTGAGGCTTATGAAGCAAGAGGCGGAAAGATCAGAGGACAGGTTCCTGTCAATGGAAGCTTCATACATGGTGAAAATCGAACAGATTCAAGAGGAGCTGGACAATGTGCAG CTTGTACCTTCTCAgaagctgctgctggagctcAAAGACGTAGCAGAAGACTTTGAAGAGGAGAATGAACAGTTACACCAGAGAGTGAACTGGCTGCGACACGtcgaggcacaaaatg AGAATCTTCAAGCAATATTGGAACAATATGAAGAACAACAACACGAAATGCAGGAACAATTAGAACAGGTTACCAAGGGAGCAACTTCCCAG GGAAAGGAAGAACTGGAAACCGTTCAGCAAGCAACACAGCAGGAGCGCACAGAGCAAGATCCGTCCTCCTACAAGAATGAATTGGCTGAGCTAAGGTTTGGTTCTACTTGGACTGGGATATCAGTTGCATTTCTATTGTGCCATATGATCAAATGGGATTATCCCTTGATGCTTTGGCCAGCAAACAACGTTTGA